The following DNA comes from Candidatus Aegiribacteria sp..
CCCGAAATAAAATACAATGTGATCGGGGGTCAGGGCAAACTCGTTGTCCGGCAGCCTGGAGTGGGGGTACAGTTGGACCTGACGCCCGCAACGAATGGGATTTGCGTCTTCAAGATGAGACCCCCATGGATCTGAGCATCGACATAAGCAACGGAAACTGTGATTTTAACAGTATATATATTCCACTCAAATCCACATAATTGTTAATTATAATTTTTAAAAAACCTTTGCTATTGGCACTAGTCATCGGTACGAGCAAAGCCAACTTTTCTTATACGCCAGGTCCGCGATGTATTATCATGATATACCCCAAACAAGTTCCACCATACCTTCGATCAACAGGCCGCCGAACCAGGACGCGATGGGGATCAGTAAATAGAGCACCACTTTCACAATGGTCGAGCTCTGGAAGGGCCATTCAGGAACATCTTCAATGAGACGGCGATATGCCTCCAGATCCCCCATCTGGCTGGACGATCCCTCCGATGATATATCGTGCAGTAGGGGGATGGCCTGCCGTATCTTCTCCCGGGTCCATTGTAACTCTGCCTGTTTAGCTTCTCGAATTCGTCGGTGCACCCCGCGTACCGGCAGCAACAGGCCGAGCAATGCAACCGGTAAAGTAAGACCTACCATAATAACAACAAGAAGCCACTGTCCCGGCTCCAGCAGGAACAAACTGCAAATTGACACAAACCCAATTAT
Coding sequences within:
- a CDS encoding toast rack family protein, which gives rise to MLNADFTYNVAAWKPEIKYNVIGGQGKLVVRQPGVGVQLDLTPATNGICVFKMRPPWI